The following proteins are encoded in a genomic region of Natrinema sp. DC36:
- a CDS encoding long-chain fatty acid--CoA ligase, which yields MRVELTLDKLLERAIDLFPERELVTKLPDGRVHRYTYADASERINQLAHALDELGLERGDRVGVVATNHYRHFELYFGPACSGRSIHMCNMRLPDHHFVHTIDDAEDRVIFVDPGLIETVEANADDLETVEQYVVLDDEVPDTDLEPVTDYESLLEGQSTEYEWPDIDEDAEYGMCHTSGTTGLPKGVAYSHRAMYLHSIMCGHTDANGVGEDDVVLPVVPMFHANGWGIPYAATLVGAKQVFPSVHTDPESIARLIAEEDVTFSAAVPTIWLEMAEFLDENPEVDISNIDRLTVGGSAPPESLIRKYDEEYDAPIIQGWGMTETSPLGSLSTLRKEVAELPSDEQYEYRAKAGLPVPGMQTRILDDDGEEVPDDGETMGELQVRSPWVADGYHNRPEENEQSFTEDGFLRTGDIATRDGLGYIDIVDRDKDVIKSGGEWISSVQLENELIGHEGVSEATVIAVEHERWQERPMAIVVPRDGATINEDDLEAHLAETFPSWWLPDVYEFIDEIPKTSTGKFDKKTLRDQFDVVLEAEDDEQTPQQ from the coding sequence ATGAGAGTCGAGTTAACACTTGACAAGTTACTCGAGCGGGCGATCGACCTGTTCCCCGAGCGGGAACTGGTGACGAAACTGCCCGACGGGAGGGTGCACCGGTATACGTACGCCGACGCGTCCGAACGGATCAACCAACTTGCCCACGCGCTCGACGAACTCGGCCTCGAGCGGGGGGACCGCGTCGGCGTCGTCGCGACGAACCACTACCGGCACTTCGAACTGTACTTCGGGCCGGCCTGTTCGGGGCGGTCGATCCACATGTGCAACATGCGACTGCCCGATCACCACTTCGTCCACACGATCGACGACGCCGAGGACCGGGTGATCTTCGTCGATCCCGGCCTCATCGAGACGGTCGAGGCGAACGCCGACGACCTCGAAACGGTCGAGCAGTACGTCGTCCTCGACGACGAGGTGCCCGATACCGACCTCGAGCCGGTGACCGACTACGAGTCGCTGCTCGAGGGTCAGTCGACGGAGTACGAGTGGCCCGACATCGACGAGGACGCGGAGTACGGGATGTGCCACACCTCGGGGACGACGGGGCTGCCGAAGGGCGTCGCCTACTCCCACCGGGCGATGTACCTCCACAGCATCATGTGCGGCCACACGGACGCCAACGGGGTCGGCGAGGACGACGTCGTCCTGCCGGTGGTGCCGATGTTCCACGCCAACGGCTGGGGAATCCCGTACGCCGCGACGCTCGTCGGCGCGAAACAGGTCTTCCCCTCGGTCCACACTGATCCCGAATCGATCGCCCGGCTGATCGCCGAGGAGGACGTGACGTTCTCGGCGGCCGTGCCGACGATCTGGCTCGAGATGGCCGAGTTCCTCGACGAGAACCCCGAGGTCGACATCTCGAACATCGACCGGCTGACGGTCGGTGGGAGCGCGCCGCCCGAATCGCTCATCCGGAAGTACGACGAGGAGTACGACGCGCCGATCATCCAGGGGTGGGGAATGACCGAGACCTCGCCGCTGGGGTCGCTCAGCACGCTCCGCAAGGAGGTCGCGGAACTGCCGAGCGACGAGCAATACGAGTATCGCGCGAAGGCGGGGCTGCCCGTGCCGGGTATGCAGACCCGCATACTCGACGACGACGGCGAGGAGGTGCCCGACGACGGCGAAACGATGGGCGAACTGCAGGTCCGCAGCCCGTGGGTGGCCGACGGCTATCACAACCGACCGGAGGAAAACGAGCAGTCGTTCACCGAGGACGGCTTCCTGCGGACCGGCGACATCGCCACCCGAGACGGACTCGGCTACATCGATATCGTCGACCGCGACAAGGACGTCATCAAGTCCGGCGGCGAGTGGATCTCGTCGGTGCAACTCGAGAACGAACTGATCGGTCACGAGGGCGTCAGCGAGGCGACCGTGATCGCGGTCGAGCACGAGCGCTGGCAGGAGCGGCCCATGGCGATCGTGGTGCCGCGGGACGGAGCGACGATCAACGAGGACGACCTCGAGGCCCATCTCGCGGAAACGTTCCCCTCGTGGTGGCTGCCCGACGTCTACGAGTTCATCGACGAGATTCCGAAGACCTCGACCGGGAAGTTCGACAAGAAGACGCTTCGAGACCAGTTCGACGTGGTTCTCGAGGCGGAAGACGATGAGCAGACACCCCAGCAATAA
- a CDS encoding CaiB/BaiF CoA-transferase family protein, translating into MQLDSVRVLDLSRLLPGPYATQLLADAGADVIKVEDTDAGDYARYTPPTTDRGVGALFDGVNRGKRSIAVDLKSDAGRTAFYRLVEDADVVFEQFRPGVAERLGVDYETLLEYNEDLVYCSLSGYGQTGPYAERAGHDLNYVGLAGLLEMTREDETMAPQIPGYQIGDLGGGLFAAFSIVGGLLSRELGNGGEYIDVAMTDVVASFSQAISHEALTGDDPRPGETALTGRYPWYDVYEAADGRYVTLAALEPKFWEAFCEETGREELIDAHGTDDPAELEAVREELESLFASRSRDEWLETLSDETMVGPVCTPAEALEHPQLEARGLIERPADAPPRVGFPAMGSNVPDSHDESVPGHGAHTDALLASVGYDESERADLRESGIIR; encoded by the coding sequence ATGCAGCTCGATTCCGTCCGAGTACTCGACCTGTCCCGCCTGCTTCCGGGCCCGTACGCGACGCAACTGCTCGCCGACGCGGGCGCTGACGTGATCAAAGTCGAGGACACCGACGCGGGAGACTACGCGCGGTACACGCCGCCGACGACGGACCGCGGCGTCGGCGCGCTGTTCGACGGCGTCAATCGTGGCAAGCGTAGCATCGCCGTCGACCTGAAATCGGACGCGGGCCGGACGGCCTTCTACCGGCTCGTCGAGGACGCCGACGTCGTCTTCGAGCAGTTCCGACCGGGCGTCGCCGAGCGACTCGGGGTCGACTACGAAACGCTGCTCGAGTACAACGAGGACCTCGTCTATTGCTCGCTCTCGGGCTACGGTCAAACCGGGCCGTACGCCGAGCGCGCGGGCCACGACCTCAACTACGTCGGGCTCGCGGGGCTGCTCGAGATGACTCGCGAGGACGAGACGATGGCACCGCAGATCCCCGGCTACCAGATCGGCGACCTCGGTGGCGGGCTGTTCGCGGCCTTCAGCATCGTCGGCGGACTCCTGTCTCGCGAACTCGGCAACGGCGGCGAGTATATCGACGTGGCCATGACCGACGTGGTCGCCTCGTTCTCGCAGGCGATTTCCCACGAGGCGCTCACCGGCGACGATCCCCGGCCCGGCGAGACCGCGCTCACCGGACGGTACCCATGGTACGACGTGTACGAGGCGGCCGACGGGCGCTACGTGACGCTCGCGGCGCTCGAGCCGAAGTTTTGGGAGGCCTTTTGCGAGGAGACCGGACGGGAGGAGCTGATCGACGCCCACGGCACCGACGACCCGGCCGAACTCGAGGCGGTCCGCGAGGAACTCGAGTCGCTGTTCGCGAGCCGCTCACGGGACGAGTGGCTCGAGACGCTTTCCGACGAGACGATGGTCGGGCCGGTGTGTACGCCGGCCGAAGCCCTCGAGCACCCCCAGCTCGAGGCGCGCGGACTGATCGAGCGGCCGGCGGACGCGCCGCCGCGGGTCGGCTTTCCGGCGATGGGGTCGAACGTACCCGACAGCCACGACGAGTCGGTTCCGGGCCACGGAGCGCACACCGACGCCCTACTCGCGTCAGTGGGGTACGACGAGAGCGAGCGAGCCGACCTCCGCGAGTCCGGGATAATCCGCTGA
- a CDS encoding ribonucleoside-diphosphate reductase codes for MATEYTPTAMMDRESRSNRYYRNAVERHWDPGEIDLEEDVENLLAFIEASKSYDRESWYGTLNGIAKFGAGEDAVTEDLAPLGAVLDNIDDQLFLTTQLYEEAKHADFFDRYWREVVWTVEDELGWERSDPRHERWFNDPYIELFDRNRKAQFRLLEEDTPENRARAYCHYHLTVEGILAQTGYYGMQTSYGGEFDELPHLPGLVQGFTKIRSDEGRHVGFGMNQLKKLIAEGVDPAIIEETVEELLPLVQGITEDERFQPDDPEERVGLEDGRLAAYAVDKHTDRMQQITDAAADIPDVDELVQLEGDD; via the coding sequence ATGGCAACAGAGTACACGCCGACGGCGATGATGGACCGGGAGTCCAGATCGAACCGCTACTATCGAAACGCGGTCGAGCGACACTGGGACCCCGGCGAGATCGACCTCGAGGAAGACGTCGAAAACCTCCTTGCGTTCATCGAAGCCTCGAAGTCGTACGACCGGGAGTCGTGGTACGGCACCCTCAACGGCATCGCGAAGTTCGGGGCGGGGGAGGACGCGGTTACCGAAGATCTCGCGCCGCTGGGGGCGGTACTCGACAATATCGACGATCAGCTGTTCCTGACGACCCAGCTGTACGAGGAGGCCAAGCACGCGGACTTCTTCGACCGCTACTGGCGGGAGGTCGTCTGGACGGTCGAGGACGAACTGGGCTGGGAACGGTCCGATCCCCGCCACGAGCGGTGGTTCAACGACCCGTACATCGAACTGTTCGACCGCAACCGGAAGGCGCAGTTCCGGCTGCTCGAGGAAGACACGCCCGAAAACCGAGCCAGAGCGTACTGCCACTACCACCTCACGGTCGAGGGGATCCTCGCGCAGACGGGGTACTACGGGATGCAGACCTCCTACGGCGGCGAGTTCGACGAGCTCCCCCACCTGCCGGGGCTCGTCCAGGGCTTTACGAAGATCCGCAGCGACGAGGGGCGCCACGTCGGTTTCGGGATGAACCAGCTCAAGAAGCTCATCGCCGAGGGCGTCGACCCCGCGATCATCGAGGAGACGGTCGAGGAACTCCTTCCGCTCGTACAGGGGATCACCGAGGACGAGCGGTTCCAGCCGGACGATCCCGAGGAACGCGTCGGCCTCGAGGACGGGAGACTGGCCGCCTACGCGGTCGACAAGCACACCGACCGGATGCAACAGATCACGGACGCCGCGGCCGATATCCCGGACGTCGACGAGTTAGTGCAACTCGAGGGCGACGACTGA
- a CDS encoding amino acid permease, with product MSTITDDDGETLSSSIGILGVLALLVGNAISVPIFVLPGPLAGTAGPALVLAIMLAAIPAGFVVLYNALLGSAMPVAGGLYVYISRLTAPYWGFLVPFTIPLVAWASLLITATGFAEYTRIFFDVPSMWLIYVLLGFVLLVNVVGLRVVAQVQIVFFVGLVAALLTFIVPGAAAIDTANYTPFFPDYGGFGLAIVALFYPFLGFGLLIELGEEIEDPGRTIPLVLGLGIGIVVLFYVGLIAVLVGVVPYAELGNEADLALAASRYLPWWGEYVVAAGAIFAVVTTVNTTLLVFSRTLMRASRDGILPASLSRIHPRFDTPHYAIAVLGVPPFVLVPLADEIVGLSVFIGLASLTAYFFCAIGLWNLPREFPAHYANAPFRLRRYRGLLLAVLGGGVATGAFWLVTLLQRPVVGVVLIGWFGVAYVYYRYRLAKTDRIETYRAMTTLDVHERVEESEAQRASGDASGDTPRANADESGG from the coding sequence ATGAGCACGATTACCGACGACGACGGGGAGACGCTTTCCTCGAGCATCGGCATCCTCGGGGTGCTGGCGCTCCTGGTCGGAAACGCGATTTCGGTCCCGATATTCGTCTTGCCGGGGCCGCTGGCGGGAACCGCGGGGCCGGCGCTCGTCCTGGCGATCATGCTCGCAGCGATCCCGGCCGGATTCGTCGTCCTGTACAACGCCTTGCTCGGCTCGGCGATGCCGGTCGCCGGCGGCCTGTACGTCTACATTTCTCGGCTCACGGCCCCCTACTGGGGGTTCCTGGTCCCGTTCACGATCCCCCTCGTCGCGTGGGCGTCGCTGCTCATTACGGCGACCGGCTTCGCCGAGTACACCCGAATCTTCTTCGACGTGCCGTCGATGTGGCTCATCTACGTCCTGCTCGGATTCGTCTTGCTCGTCAACGTCGTCGGGCTCAGAGTCGTCGCGCAGGTGCAGATCGTCTTTTTCGTCGGTCTCGTCGCCGCACTCCTGACGTTTATCGTCCCCGGAGCGGCCGCGATCGATACCGCCAATTACACCCCGTTTTTCCCGGATTACGGCGGGTTCGGGCTCGCAATCGTGGCACTGTTCTACCCGTTCCTCGGATTCGGGTTACTGATCGAACTCGGGGAGGAGATAGAGGACCCCGGACGGACGATCCCGCTCGTACTGGGGCTCGGTATCGGTATCGTCGTACTGTTTTACGTGGGGTTGATCGCCGTCCTCGTCGGAGTCGTTCCGTACGCGGAACTGGGGAACGAAGCCGATCTCGCGCTCGCCGCCTCGAGATATCTCCCCTGGTGGGGCGAGTACGTCGTCGCCGCCGGCGCGATCTTCGCGGTCGTCACCACGGTGAATACGACGCTGCTCGTCTTCTCCCGAACGCTCATGCGCGCGAGCCGTGACGGCATTCTCCCGGCGTCGCTCTCCCGGATTCACCCCCGGTTCGACACGCCCCATTACGCGATCGCCGTGCTCGGCGTCCCGCCGTTCGTGCTCGTCCCCCTCGCGGACGAAATTGTCGGTCTTTCCGTGTTCATCGGCCTGGCCAGTCTCACGGCGTACTTCTTCTGTGCGATCGGCCTCTGGAATCTGCCGCGGGAGTTCCCGGCACACTACGCCAACGCCCCGTTTCGACTCCGCCGATACCGCGGGCTCCTCCTCGCGGTGCTGGGCGGGGGAGTCGCAACCGGCGCGTTCTGGCTGGTCACGCTCCTCCAGCGACCCGTCGTGGGCGTGGTCCTCATCGGCTGGTTCGGCGTCGCGTACGTCTATTATCGATATCGACTCGCCAAGACCGACCGAATCGAAACCTACCGAGCGATGACCACGCTCGACGTCCACGAGCGCGTCGAGGAGAGCGAGGCGCAACGCGCCTCGGGTGACGCGAGCGGGGACACCCCGCGAGCGAACGCCGACGAGAGCGGCGGCTGA
- a CDS encoding 3-hydroxyacyl-CoA dehydrogenase family protein, which translates to MAQKSAAVVGGGIMGAGIAQVLARNGYDVAVREINEELADEARERVISGNYGLEDAVEGGYLSEDEMDEVLERMTFTTDLDAATDGTDFTIEAVTENLAIKGQVFRDLDEVTDEQPLYSNTSGFAVTSIANAVSDPSRVAVTHFFNPVAVMDMVEIVQAPETDEAVVERAEELVDELGKTRVTIDDDPGSYGFLANRCHAAMREEAKKIVDEGIATKDQVDKALEDGYNLPVGPFSLAGLGEEWD; encoded by the coding sequence ATGGCACAAAAGAGTGCTGCCGTCGTCGGAGGCGGCATCATGGGCGCTGGCATCGCACAGGTACTGGCACGGAACGGCTACGACGTGGCCGTCCGCGAGATCAACGAGGAGCTGGCCGACGAGGCTCGCGAACGCGTAATCTCGGGCAACTACGGACTCGAGGACGCCGTCGAAGGCGGCTATCTCTCCGAGGACGAGATGGACGAGGTTCTCGAGCGGATGACGTTCACGACGGACCTCGACGCGGCGACCGACGGGACCGACTTCACGATCGAGGCGGTCACGGAAAATCTGGCGATCAAGGGGCAGGTCTTCCGCGATCTGGACGAGGTCACGGACGAGCAGCCGCTGTACTCGAATACGAGCGGCTTCGCCGTCACGTCGATCGCCAACGCCGTCTCCGACCCCTCGCGGGTCGCGGTGACGCACTTTTTCAATCCCGTCGCGGTCATGGACATGGTCGAGATCGTGCAAGCGCCCGAAACCGACGAGGCCGTCGTCGAGCGCGCCGAGGAACTGGTCGACGAACTCGGGAAAACGCGCGTCACCATCGACGACGATCCCGGCTCCTACGGCTTCCTCGCCAACCGCTGTCACGCGGCCATGCGCGAGGAGGCCAAGAAGATCGTCGACGAGGGCATCGCCACGAAGGATCAGGTCGACAAGGCCCTCGAGGACGGATACAACCTCCCCGTCGGCCCGTTCTCGCTGGCCGGCCTCGGCGAGGAGTGGGACTGA